In the genome of Leeuwenhoekiella sp. MAR_2009_132, one region contains:
- a CDS encoding SusC/RagA family TonB-linked outer membrane protein: MRQKTTYFLYCFTLLMLVFSNTALNAQNSDLVVRGTITDISNGQPIPGATIAEQDADNRTVTGVISDFDGNFAMRVKSPSNKLVISTLGYTSQTIPLTGKSSYAVKLTASVDELETVMITVDKKVESGLLNIAERNQTTSNVTVNASEVENTQAASIDEALQGRVPGVDIVANSGDPGAGMQIRIRGTSSISGSSDPLIVVDGMPYETSIPQDFNFGTADQQGYAALLNIAPSDIESITILKDAAATAMWGSRASGGVLVINTKRGSVGSPKIGYNFTGTYSQLPNTIPMLNGDQYSQLIPEEFMNRDGIPLNTLTVKEFQYDPQEVYFFKNYGNNTDWVKAITQTGLTGEHTLSLQGGGEKARYYTSVGYYNSKGVTKGTGFERINGRLNLDYIVSDRIRFRTDISYTHTDTDRNYVNTFGTSDRDRLRSVAYTKMPNMSIYEYDDVGDLTPNYFSPAINIQGSYPSTYNPVALAEYASNKQTGDRIVPHFNLQVDLIPKRLVSTFDLQFDFNSTKAKAFLPQNATGRPITETVVNQASDADIDASTVTTKTNLIYTPDLGTKQSLQALFSLQTNDYRYESHQALTANTASSLLTDPSVPSRTQNSNLRLYTNNSQSRSVAALVSAQYSLLDRYILNVGIRGDGNSKFSADNRYSLFPSISTRWRVSGEPFMESFDFLDDLSLRASYGQSGGTPRYDYRYFNIYGNFDTEYLGLNGVYPQNIQLDNLRSETLTGKNLGLNLQLFNKKVILDVDVYQNRTTNLLFENLAISSVSGYGSVSDQNVGTIDNQGWEVGLYTTPYKSDKWQIDFNFNISQNQNIIREISEFFPSESGNIDRNGEFKRFLQIDNPFGSFYGYRFKGVYTDLEATKARDANNNVIIGPNGQEVFMRFNFPNTDYVFQPGDAIYEDINKDGNIDSRDVVYLGNSNPKFTGGFGPTITFNDQFKLLMFFTYRLNYDIINGTDMRTTNLYSFDNQSTAVLSRWRNPGDVTNIPRAIYRGGYNWLGSDRYVEDASFLRFRSATFSYSFSKPFLRKMKVDDLRVFLTADNLLTFTNYRGQDPEVSRRGGDPFEIAIDYSRTPPTRRFTIGIQTRF; the protein is encoded by the coding sequence ATGAGACAAAAAACTACCTATTTTTTATATTGTTTCACACTTCTAATGCTGGTTTTTTCAAACACTGCTTTGAATGCTCAAAACAGTGATTTAGTAGTACGTGGAACGATAACCGATATCAGTAACGGCCAGCCAATTCCCGGAGCAACCATTGCAGAACAGGATGCAGACAATCGTACCGTAACCGGTGTTATTTCTGATTTTGATGGAAATTTTGCAATGCGGGTTAAAAGCCCTTCTAACAAATTAGTGATCTCAACGCTGGGATATACTTCGCAAACGATACCGCTTACCGGAAAAAGCAGTTATGCTGTAAAACTTACCGCATCTGTTGATGAGTTAGAAACGGTAATGATTACGGTAGATAAAAAAGTTGAAAGCGGTTTGCTAAATATCGCAGAACGTAATCAAACTACCAGTAATGTAACAGTTAACGCCAGCGAGGTAGAAAATACACAGGCCGCTTCGATTGATGAAGCCTTACAGGGCCGTGTTCCCGGGGTTGATATTGTTGCAAACTCTGGTGATCCCGGTGCCGGTATGCAAATTAGAATACGAGGTACCTCATCAATATCTGGGTCATCAGACCCGTTGATCGTGGTAGACGGTATGCCGTATGAAACTTCAATCCCACAGGATTTTAATTTTGGGACAGCAGATCAACAGGGTTATGCGGCACTTTTAAATATAGCGCCTTCAGATATTGAGAGTATTACCATTTTAAAAGATGCTGCCGCAACCGCAATGTGGGGTTCACGTGCCTCAGGTGGTGTTTTAGTAATCAATACAAAAAGGGGTTCTGTAGGATCTCCTAAAATAGGATACAATTTTACAGGAACCTATTCTCAATTACCCAACACAATCCCTATGCTCAATGGTGACCAATATTCACAATTAATCCCAGAAGAGTTTATGAACCGGGATGGTATTCCTTTAAATACGCTTACCGTTAAAGAATTTCAGTATGACCCCCAGGAGGTTTATTTCTTTAAAAACTACGGAAATAACACAGATTGGGTAAAAGCGATTACCCAAACCGGTCTTACCGGGGAGCATACCTTATCGCTTCAAGGCGGGGGTGAGAAAGCGCGTTATTATACATCGGTAGGATATTACAATTCTAAAGGAGTTACAAAAGGAACCGGTTTTGAACGTATAAACGGTAGATTAAATTTAGATTATATCGTTTCAGACCGTATTCGGTTTAGAACAGATATCTCCTATACCCATACGGATACAGATCGTAATTATGTAAATACCTTTGGCACTTCAGATCGTGATAGGTTAAGAAGTGTAGCATACACTAAGATGCCTAACATGAGCATTTATGAGTATGACGATGTGGGTGATCTAACCCCTAACTACTTTTCACCGGCAATAAATATACAAGGTTCATACCCGAGTACCTACAACCCGGTAGCACTCGCAGAATATGCCAGTAATAAACAAACCGGTGATCGTATTGTACCACATTTTAACTTACAGGTAGATCTAATACCTAAGCGTTTAGTATCTACATTTGACCTTCAGTTTGACTTTAACAGCACAAAAGCAAAAGCTTTTTTACCTCAAAACGCAACCGGCAGACCTATCACAGAAACGGTTGTTAATCAGGCTTCAGATGCAGATATAGATGCGTCTACAGTTACGACAAAAACAAACCTGATCTATACACCAGATTTAGGCACAAAACAAAGTTTACAGGCACTTTTTAGCCTTCAAACAAATGATTACAGATATGAGTCACATCAGGCTTTAACAGCTAATACGGCTTCTTCTCTTTTAACTGATCCTTCAGTCCCATCAAGAACGCAAAATTCTAATTTACGCTTATACACTAATAACAGCCAATCACGCAGTGTTGCTGCATTAGTAAGTGCACAATACAGCCTGCTCGATCGGTATATACTTAATGTAGGTATACGCGGAGATGGTAATTCAAAGTTTAGTGCAGACAACCGGTACTCCCTGTTTCCTTCAATATCTACGAGATGGAGAGTTTCTGGAGAGCCTTTTATGGAGAGCTTTGATTTCTTAGACGATTTAAGTTTACGTGCCAGTTATGGTCAATCTGGAGGAACACCCAGATATGATTACCGTTATTTTAATATCTACGGAAACTTTGATACTGAATATCTAGGCTTAAATGGTGTCTATCCTCAAAATATTCAATTAGATAATTTACGTTCTGAAACCCTTACCGGTAAAAACTTAGGGCTTAATCTTCAATTATTTAATAAGAAAGTAATTCTTGATGTAGATGTATATCAAAACCGAACTACTAATTTACTATTTGAAAATTTAGCAATATCGTCTGTTTCCGGTTACGGCAGTGTGTCTGACCAAAACGTAGGAACAATAGATAATCAAGGTTGGGAAGTAGGTTTATATACCACTCCTTACAAATCTGATAAATGGCAGATAGATTTTAACTTCAATATTTCTCAAAACCAAAACATTATACGAGAGATTTCAGAATTTTTCCCAAGTGAGAGTGGCAATATAGATCGTAACGGCGAGTTTAAACGCTTCTTACAAATTGATAATCCATTTGGTTCTTTCTACGGGTATCGTTTTAAAGGGGTCTATACAGATTTAGAAGCCACTAAAGCAAGAGATGCAAATAACAATGTAATTATAGGTCCTAATGGTCAGGAAGTGTTTATGCGATTTAATTTCCCTAATACTGATTATGTATTTCAACCGGGAGATGCTATTTATGAAGACATCAATAAAGATGGTAACATAGACAGTCGTGATGTCGTATATCTGGGAAATAGCAATCCAAAATTTACAGGAGGTTTTGGTCCTACAATCACCTTTAATGATCAGTTTAAACTTTTAATGTTTTTTACCTACAGATTAAATTATGATATCATTAATGGTACCGATATGCGCACCACAAATCTATATTCATTTGATAATCAAAGTACCGCAGTATTATCAAGATGGCGCAACCCGGGAGATGTGACTAATATTCCCAGAGCTATTTATCGCGGTGGATATAACTGGTTAGGTTCTGACCGCTATGTAGAAGATGCCTCATTTTTACGATTTAGATCTGCCACGTTTAGCTACAGTTTCAGCAAACCATTTTTAAGAAAGATGAAAGTTGATGATTTACGTGTATTTCTAACTGCAGACAATTTACTCACATTTACAAATTATCGAGGTCAGGATCCTGAGGTTTCAAGACGTGGTGGTGATCCCTTTGAAATAGCTATAGATTACTCACGTACACCTCCTACACGCAGATTCACCATAGGTATTCAAACACGATTTTAA
- a CDS encoding RagB/SusD family nutrient uptake outer membrane protein — translation MRTKILYTLILILAVMTQSCDSYLDLKPEDGTVRDEFWKTKEDIQAGVIGVYSSLLNPPPSENDLTIAEYIFMYGELRGGMVSPGAQASEDQRDVLTTNILPSNTTSNWSSFYRVINYCNTVIELAPGVLAQDPTLTQEQLNNYLSEVLAIRAYLYFTLARTFKDVPVKLTATLSDKENFQIPTTPQAEVFAQVLLDLNEAERLGVEDYGARDQNKGRITKYAINAMQADVYLWMENYEEALKATNKIINTGDFALIDANSQWLNIVYAQGNSSESIFEFQYTTQNLNPFYSIFFQRPQYLAATPVLEQVFGVDFNNPENKDIRGERGSLVPGTNEIYKYTGLNTTVRKSLQESDTHWFVYRYADALLMKAEALNELNRGEEALAIVSELREKRDAIRQTQEQISVDNQDAIRLYILAERAREFAFEGKRWFDILRNARKENYAYLDILLSVALQSAPANQQQSITTKLQDPNSHYLPISENELITNKALIQNPFYK, via the coding sequence ATGCGCACTAAAATATTATACACATTAATACTTATCCTGGCTGTAATGACACAGTCATGTGATAGCTACCTTGACCTAAAACCAGAAGATGGTACGGTACGCGATGAATTCTGGAAAACAAAAGAAGATATACAGGCTGGTGTTATAGGTGTCTACTCTTCATTACTTAACCCACCTCCTTCTGAAAACGATTTGACTATTGCAGAATACATATTTATGTATGGCGAGTTACGTGGAGGTATGGTTAGTCCCGGTGCTCAGGCTTCAGAAGATCAACGCGATGTATTAACTACAAATATTTTACCCTCTAATACCACTTCAAACTGGTCTTCATTTTACAGGGTTATTAATTATTGTAATACGGTTATTGAGTTGGCTCCTGGCGTTTTAGCTCAAGATCCCACTCTAACACAAGAGCAACTCAATAATTATTTATCTGAAGTTTTAGCGATACGCGCTTATTTATACTTTACGCTCGCACGTACCTTTAAAGATGTACCGGTAAAGTTAACAGCAACCTTATCTGATAAAGAAAATTTTCAAATACCTACAACACCACAAGCCGAGGTTTTTGCGCAGGTACTTTTAGATCTCAATGAGGCAGAACGGTTAGGAGTTGAAGATTATGGTGCTCGCGATCAAAACAAAGGTAGAATTACTAAATACGCTATAAATGCGATGCAGGCTGATGTTTACCTATGGATGGAAAATTATGAAGAAGCCTTAAAAGCAACCAATAAAATCATAAACACCGGCGACTTTGCGCTTATCGATGCCAACTCACAATGGTTGAATATCGTCTACGCCCAAGGAAATTCTTCAGAAAGTATATTTGAGTTTCAATACACCACTCAAAACCTAAATCCATTTTATAGTATATTCTTTCAGCGCCCACAGTACCTCGCAGCCACTCCTGTTTTAGAGCAAGTATTTGGTGTAGATTTTAATAATCCTGAAAATAAAGATATACGCGGGGAACGTGGTTCGCTTGTACCGGGTACTAATGAAATTTATAAATATACCGGTCTCAATACAACTGTTAGAAAATCATTACAAGAGTCAGACACTCACTGGTTTGTTTACAGATATGCAGATGCATTACTCATGAAAGCTGAAGCTCTTAATGAGTTAAATCGTGGTGAAGAAGCGCTGGCTATTGTAAGTGAGTTGCGCGAAAAAAGAGATGCTATACGCCAAACTCAAGAACAGATTAGTGTAGACAATCAAGACGCAATTAGACTTTATATACTTGCAGAACGCGCTCGTGAATTTGCTTTTGAAGGCAAACGCTGGTTTGATATTCTGCGCAATGCGCGCAAAGAAAATTATGCATATCTCGATATATTATTGAGCGTAGCACTACAAAGTGCTCCTGCAAATCAACAGCAAAGTATTACTACAAAACTGCAAGACCCTAACAGCCATTATTTACCTATTAGTGAAAATGAGCTGATTACTAATAAAGCTTTAATACAGAACCCATTTTATAAATAA
- a CDS encoding fasciclin domain-containing protein encodes MKKIFTLPILLRLILVFVLASTVINCTSEKFKESTDETLNITEFLKANEEYSSFLEILEITDYASFMNTYGTYTLFLPDNDAVAALLSDMGVSSLSDIPVDELQDLTKLHILEQTIKTTEFTDGKIAAPSLQGQFLITGASNKNGTSSITVNKTSNIISSNIEVGNGVIHVLDKVLRVADKTLAQTLDSDTSLTLFTEAVKATGWYDKLNLPVTYDADSIPSYLTVLAQTNEAFEDSGLNTLEDLKNRYSHLGDPLNPKDSLNLFVAYRILPGLNYLADLAVTPAVITKAPLEVITVKLALDTLLLNEETFNGILEKGVAIDRDNSDITASNGTLHLVNENFFIKKRLPAPVYFDVADQPEFRQLSSVFRTPGAPGVYLKNSELSLVSWPDSQSLGYIAAAIGSSSQLDRAWHGDVIDLNRFRQGHLNPMTFTSPVIIKGQYKVWVSYRVNERSSAAAQVSVDGVALPRLINFREYGNTDLPERVLESQGYKRHIEPSTNRFNCRLVGIITIETTGTHNITLEAIQDSSNGNTWIDVIEFRPIDMDQLYPKFQAGGDGLIFE; translated from the coding sequence ATGAAAAAAATATTCACCTTACCCATTTTGCTCAGACTTATACTAGTCTTTGTATTGGCCAGTACGGTTATTAACTGTACTTCAGAAAAATTTAAAGAATCTACAGATGAGACACTTAATATAACGGAGTTTTTAAAGGCTAACGAGGAATATTCATCCTTTTTAGAAATTTTGGAAATTACAGATTACGCGTCTTTTATGAATACCTATGGCACCTACACATTGTTCTTACCAGACAATGATGCTGTGGCTGCTTTACTATCAGATATGGGTGTAAGTTCACTATCAGACATCCCTGTAGATGAATTACAGGATTTAACTAAACTTCATATTCTTGAACAAACTATAAAAACGACAGAATTTACAGACGGTAAAATCGCTGCGCCCAGTTTACAAGGACAATTCTTAATCACAGGAGCGTCTAATAAAAATGGGACTTCAAGTATAACTGTAAATAAAACATCAAATATTATCTCTTCTAATATTGAAGTAGGTAATGGTGTTATTCACGTTTTAGATAAGGTGCTACGCGTTGCAGATAAAACGCTTGCACAAACGTTAGATAGTGACACCTCTCTTACGCTCTTTACAGAAGCTGTAAAAGCTACCGGCTGGTATGACAAACTAAATTTACCGGTCACTTATGATGCAGATAGTATTCCCAGTTACTTAACCGTGTTAGCACAAACAAATGAAGCATTTGAAGATTCTGGCTTAAATACGCTAGAAGATTTAAAAAACAGATATAGCCATTTAGGAGACCCTTTAAACCCTAAGGATAGTTTAAACCTATTCGTAGCATACCGAATCCTGCCCGGGCTTAACTATCTGGCAGATCTTGCGGTTACTCCTGCGGTCATTACAAAGGCCCCGCTAGAAGTAATTACAGTTAAACTGGCATTAGACACCTTATTACTTAACGAAGAAACGTTTAACGGGATTCTTGAAAAAGGAGTTGCCATAGATCGAGATAACAGTGATATAACCGCATCAAACGGTACGCTACACCTGGTAAATGAAAACTTTTTTATTAAGAAAAGATTACCTGCTCCCGTGTATTTTGATGTTGCAGATCAACCGGAATTTAGACAATTAAGTTCGGTCTTTAGAACCCCGGGAGCTCCTGGTGTTTATCTTAAAAACTCAGAGTTAAGCTTAGTATCCTGGCCAGATAGCCAATCATTGGGTTATATAGCCGCTGCCATAGGAAGTAGCTCGCAGCTTGACAGAGCCTGGCACGGTGATGTAATTGATTTAAACAGATTTAGACAAGGTCACCTTAACCCCATGACGTTTACTTCTCCTGTAATTATCAAAGGGCAGTATAAAGTATGGGTATCGTATAGAGTTAATGAACGCTCTTCTGCCGCTGCACAAGTTTCTGTTGATGGTGTTGCGTTACCCAGACTTATAAATTTTAGAGAGTATGGTAACACAGATCTTCCAGAACGGGTATTAGAATCTCAAGGCTATAAGCGGCATATAGAACCCAGTACTAACCGATTTAATTGCAGGTTAGTAGGTATTATAACTATTGAAACTACAGGAACTCATAACATTACACTTGAAGCTATTCAAGATAGTAGCAACGGTAACACGTGGATTGATGTAATCGAGTTCAGACCTATAGATATGGACCAGCTTTACCCAAAATTTCAAGCTGGTGGAGATGGTTTAATCTTTGAATAG
- a CDS encoding fasciclin domain-containing protein, whose protein sequence is MISIKTYIKPLIAGLLLAGVISCSDPWEEHAETSDTNLSVNLGEALTASAQTSEFGKLLTETGYDKILASSKTFTVWAPTNEALAQVEASALASAAAKKLFVENHIALTAFSSVTKQDTVTVKMYSNKYLEFKFGKVMVDANVIEADKYTSNGLYHIIDKALTPKKNIWEFIKNKASTNAMSKYLIDLNDVNIYSRDSVQKSLALPGIYADSLTNSYFTNVYNLNNEENKYTFFLLEDGSFVTETERLRPYMNRISEDSTTTYTNYFTVRDLAFHKAIARENLPDTLVSKFGVKVPLNDATIAEEIQLSNGVVYVMGKLEVPLETRLLTTIIEGEEPFQFSQGDKRGNTFYREKEDPSGNIFNDIMIQNHRVNRFTIYYGASNLYTTTYKVYWRAINDIQTNTFQQRVNIGGFISAVDGSLNEPFAELPYTNVAPNVYEEVYVGEFELTLKGSGQTLVSLMAANSTSDGANTLSLDYLKLVPVIK, encoded by the coding sequence ATGATATCAATAAAAACTTATATAAAGCCACTTATTGCCGGTCTACTACTTGCAGGTGTAATTTCCTGTTCTGACCCCTGGGAAGAACACGCAGAAACCAGCGATACCAATTTAAGTGTTAATCTGGGTGAAGCACTCACCGCATCAGCGCAAACTTCAGAATTTGGCAAATTACTCACGGAAACCGGCTATGATAAGATTCTTGCTTCTTCAAAAACTTTTACGGTGTGGGCTCCTACAAATGAGGCTTTAGCTCAGGTAGAAGCGTCAGCATTAGCAAGTGCAGCTGCAAAGAAACTCTTTGTAGAAAATCATATTGCACTAACCGCTTTCTCTTCAGTAACGAAGCAAGATACGGTTACCGTAAAAATGTATTCAAACAAATACCTGGAGTTTAAATTCGGTAAGGTAATGGTAGATGCAAATGTTATAGAAGCAGATAAGTACACATCAAACGGTTTATATCATATCATCGATAAAGCTTTGACTCCTAAAAAGAATATTTGGGAGTTTATAAAGAATAAAGCTTCTACTAACGCAATGAGTAAATATTTAATAGATCTTAATGATGTTAATATTTATTCTAGAGATAGCGTTCAAAAGTCATTAGCACTACCCGGTATTTATGCAGATTCATTAACGAACTCCTACTTTACAAATGTCTACAATCTTAATAATGAGGAAAATAAATACACCTTTTTTCTTTTAGAAGACGGAAGCTTTGTAACGGAGACCGAGCGATTAAGACCTTATATGAATCGTATAAGTGAAGACTCTACTACAACCTATACAAATTATTTTACAGTACGAGATTTGGCTTTTCATAAAGCAATTGCTCGCGAGAATTTACCCGATACGTTAGTGTCTAAATTTGGAGTAAAAGTACCGTTAAATGACGCTACTATAGCTGAAGAGATACAATTAAGCAATGGCGTTGTTTATGTGATGGGTAAATTAGAAGTACCCCTCGAAACCCGCCTGCTCACAACGATCATTGAAGGAGAAGAACCTTTTCAATTTAGCCAGGGAGATAAACGCGGCAATACATTTTATCGTGAAAAAGAAGATCCTAGCGGAAACATCTTTAATGATATAATGATACAGAATCACCGTGTAAATAGATTTACCATTTACTATGGTGCGTCTAATTTATACACCACCACCTATAAGGTTTACTGGCGAGCTATAAATGATATACAAACTAATACCTTTCAGCAACGCGTGAATATAGGAGGTTTTATATCTGCAGTTGATGGTAGCTTAAATGAGCCATTTGCAGAATTACCTTATACTAACGTAGCGCCTAATGTTTACGAAGAAGTTTATGTAGGTGAATTTGAATTAACTCTAAAAGGAAGTGGTCAAACACTGGTCTCGCTTATGGCTGCAAACTCAACCTCAGACGGTGCAAACACCTTAAGTCTAGATTATCTTAAACTAGTACCTGTAATTAAATAA